In Exiguobacterium sibiricum 7-3, a genomic segment contains:
- a CDS encoding phosphocarrier protein HPr gives MEKTFKVIADSGIHARPATQLVNTASKFQSDINLEYNGKTVNLKSIMGVLSLGIAKDSDIKIVANGDDASEAITTLSDMLTNEGLAQ, from the coding sequence ATGGAAAAAACATTCAAAGTCATCGCGGATTCAGGCATTCATGCTCGTCCGGCAACACAACTCGTCAACACAGCTTCTAAATTCCAATCAGACATCAACTTGGAATACAACGGAAAGACTGTTAACCTCAAGTCGATCATGGGTGTTCTTTCACTCGGAATCGCAAAAGACTCAGACATCAAAATCGTTGCAAACGGTGACGATGCTTCTGAAGCTATCACGACTCTTTCAGATATGCTGACAAACGAAGGTCTTGCTCAGTAA
- the sdhA gene encoding succinate dehydrogenase flavoprotein subunit: MANKNLVIIGGGLAGLMATIKAAEQGVPVKLFSLVPVKRSHSVCAQGGINGAVNTKGEGDSPYQHLDDTVYGGDFLANQPPVQKMTEAAPKIIHMFDRMGVMFNRTPEGLLDFRRFGGTLHHRTAYAGATTGQQLLYALDEQVRKFEAQGLVEKYEGWEFLRAIIDEEGICRGAVCQNLRSMEIEAFAADSVILATGGPGVIFGKSTNSVINTGQAAAAVYRQGAIYANGEFIQIHPTAIPGDDKLRLMSESARGEGGRVWTYKDGKPWYFLEEKYPAYGNLVPRDIATREIFDVCVNQKLGVNGENMVYLDLSHKDAKELDVKLGGILEIYEKFVGDDPRKVPMKIFPAVHYSMGGLWVDYDQMTNIPGLFASGECDYSMHGGNRLGANSLLSAVYGGMVAGPAAIAYMNDLDQSVHEMPEEVVEAHKIAEINRFNDILAMEGTENAYQIHRELGEVMTDNVTVVRYNDKLEQTLEKIKELRDRFTRISATDTARWSNQGASFIRQLDHMLDLAEAITLGALKRDESRGAHYKPDFPERDDERFLKTTMARYTNGHPEIYYEEVDTSLIPPRKRDYSKKSKKEVKA; the protein is encoded by the coding sequence ATGGCGAATAAGAATCTTGTCATCATCGGTGGAGGACTCGCCGGTTTGATGGCTACGATAAAAGCAGCAGAACAAGGTGTACCCGTAAAATTATTCTCACTTGTACCGGTCAAACGTTCACACTCCGTTTGTGCACAGGGGGGAATCAACGGGGCCGTCAACACGAAAGGGGAAGGTGACTCACCTTACCAGCATTTGGACGATACGGTATATGGCGGCGATTTCTTAGCCAACCAGCCACCGGTCCAAAAGATGACGGAAGCAGCGCCGAAAATCATTCATATGTTCGACCGGATGGGCGTCATGTTTAACCGGACACCGGAAGGATTACTTGATTTCCGTCGTTTCGGAGGAACATTACATCACCGGACGGCTTACGCCGGTGCAACAACAGGGCAGCAATTGTTGTATGCACTTGATGAACAGGTCCGTAAGTTTGAAGCGCAAGGTTTGGTAGAAAAATATGAAGGATGGGAATTCCTTCGTGCAATCATCGATGAAGAAGGTATTTGTCGTGGTGCGGTGTGTCAAAACTTACGTTCGATGGAAATCGAAGCGTTCGCAGCTGACTCAGTCATTTTAGCAACAGGTGGTCCGGGGGTTATCTTCGGAAAATCAACAAACTCGGTTATCAACACAGGGCAGGCAGCGGCGGCAGTCTACCGTCAAGGTGCCATTTATGCAAACGGTGAGTTCATTCAGATTCACCCGACAGCGATTCCCGGAGATGATAAACTCCGTCTCATGAGCGAATCAGCACGTGGTGAAGGTGGACGTGTCTGGACCTACAAAGACGGTAAGCCATGGTACTTCCTTGAAGAAAAATATCCGGCTTACGGAAATCTTGTGCCACGTGATATCGCGACGCGCGAAATCTTCGATGTCTGTGTCAATCAGAAGCTTGGTGTCAACGGGGAAAACATGGTCTACCTTGACCTTTCTCACAAAGATGCGAAAGAACTGGACGTCAAACTGGGTGGGATTCTTGAAATCTACGAAAAATTCGTCGGAGATGATCCACGAAAAGTACCAATGAAAATCTTCCCGGCAGTCCATTACTCAATGGGTGGATTATGGGTCGATTATGATCAAATGACGAACATCCCGGGCTTATTTGCATCCGGTGAGTGTGATTATTCGATGCATGGCGGTAACCGTCTAGGAGCGAACTCGTTATTGTCTGCCGTATACGGCGGAATGGTCGCTGGACCGGCAGCCATCGCTTACATGAACGATCTCGATCAATCCGTCCATGAAATGCCGGAAGAAGTCGTCGAAGCGCATAAGATTGCAGAAATCAACCGTTTCAACGACATCCTCGCGATGGAAGGTACGGAAAATGCATATCAAATCCACCGTGAACTCGGTGAAGTCATGACGGATAACGTCACGGTTGTTCGTTACAATGACAAACTCGAGCAAACGCTTGAGAAGATCAAGGAACTCCGCGACCGTTTCACACGCATTTCAGCGACGGATACAGCGCGTTGGAGCAACCAGGGCGCATCGTTCATTCGTCAACTCGATCATATGCTTGATCTTGCGGAAGCCATCACGCTTGGAGCCTTAAAACGGGATGAGAGCCGTGGGGCCCATTACAAACCGGACTTCCCGGAACGTGATGACGAACGATTCTTGAAAACGACGATGGCTCGTTACACGAACGGTCATCCGGAAATCTATTACGAAGAAGTGGATACATCCTTGATTCCACCGCGTAAACGCGACTACAGCAAGAAGTCGAAGAAAGAGGTGAAGGCATAA
- the uvrC gene encoding excinuclease ABC subunit UvrC gives MSHQEHIKAKLSLLPDEPGCYLHKNQFGEVIYVGKAKNLKNRVRSYFTGAHDLKTERLVADIRDFEYIITGSELEALLLEMTLIKKHDPKYNIMLKDDKSYPYLKITNETYPRLITTRKLKKDGGHYFGPYPNAYAANETKRLLDRLYPLRKCQPMPKKLCLYYHIGQCLGPCEISNLEGVQKDIVSEIRRFLSGETKDLVQSLQQKMSVAAEEMEFERAGELRDQIRAIESIMNKQNMITADLTARDVFGIYVDKGWMCVQVFFLRGGKMIERDVSLFPIYGTPAEELESFIVQFYEKNIKPSEIYVPPLVNQMLLKEALSLRVHVPVRGSKRKLLDLATKNAENAIGERFELIARDEKKTVQAVQELADAIDIHPLSRIEIIDNANIQGADAVSALVVFEDGKPLKKEYRKFKIKTVTGPDDYESMREIVRRRYRRLLLEGARLPDLVLIDGGLGQLNAALEVIQDELGLSLPVGSLKKDDKHRTSQLLFGEGGRLIELHPRSSAFYLLQRMQDEVHRFAITFHRSLRSKGMTRSLLDDIPGVGPKRRQQLIRHFGSMRSLKKANIEQLTEAGLPIKLAETVAEYLSQTNEE, from the coding sequence GTGAGTCATCAAGAACATATTAAGGCGAAATTATCCCTTTTACCTGACGAACCGGGTTGCTATTTGCATAAAAATCAATTTGGTGAGGTCATTTATGTCGGAAAAGCTAAAAATTTAAAGAACCGTGTCCGGTCTTATTTCACCGGTGCACATGACTTAAAGACAGAACGGCTTGTCGCAGACATCCGTGATTTTGAATACATCATTACGGGAAGTGAGCTCGAAGCTTTGCTTCTTGAGATGACACTGATCAAGAAACACGACCCGAAATATAACATTATGCTGAAGGATGATAAATCCTATCCTTATTTAAAAATTACGAATGAGACGTATCCGCGTCTGATTACGACCCGTAAATTAAAAAAAGACGGCGGACATTACTTTGGTCCTTATCCAAACGCCTATGCTGCGAACGAAACGAAACGTCTGCTCGACCGGTTATATCCGCTCCGGAAATGTCAGCCGATGCCGAAGAAGTTGTGTTTGTATTACCACATCGGTCAATGTCTTGGTCCTTGCGAAATTTCGAACCTTGAAGGTGTGCAAAAAGACATCGTTTCGGAAATCCGCCGTTTCTTGTCGGGAGAAACAAAAGACCTGGTCCAGTCGTTGCAACAAAAGATGAGCGTTGCAGCGGAAGAGATGGAATTCGAGCGGGCAGGGGAGTTGCGTGACCAAATTCGGGCGATTGAATCCATCATGAACAAGCAAAATATGATTACGGCAGACCTGACCGCGCGGGATGTCTTCGGGATTTATGTCGACAAGGGATGGATGTGTGTCCAGGTCTTCTTCCTGCGTGGCGGAAAAATGATTGAGCGCGATGTGTCATTGTTTCCGATTTACGGGACACCGGCAGAAGAGCTCGAGAGTTTTATCGTCCAGTTCTACGAAAAAAACATTAAACCGAGCGAGATTTATGTCCCACCCCTCGTCAATCAGATGTTGCTGAAAGAAGCGCTTAGTTTGCGTGTCCATGTACCGGTCCGCGGATCAAAACGTAAGTTGCTTGATCTTGCGACGAAAAATGCGGAAAATGCAATCGGCGAACGGTTCGAACTGATTGCTCGTGATGAAAAGAAAACCGTTCAGGCTGTTCAGGAACTGGCCGATGCAATTGATATCCATCCGTTATCGCGGATTGAAATCATTGATAATGCCAACATTCAAGGTGCTGATGCCGTATCGGCACTCGTCGTTTTCGAAGACGGAAAACCGCTCAAAAAAGAGTATCGCAAATTTAAAATCAAGACTGTCACAGGACCGGATGATTATGAGTCGATGCGGGAAATCGTCAGACGACGCTACCGGCGTTTATTGCTTGAAGGAGCACGTTTGCCGGATCTTGTCTTGATAGATGGTGGACTCGGGCAATTAAATGCCGCACTCGAAGTGATTCAAGATGAACTGGGATTATCCCTGCCAGTCGGCTCACTGAAAAAAGACGATAAGCACCGGACAAGTCAATTATTGTTCGGGGAAGGCGGTCGGTTGATTGAACTGCATCCGCGTTCGAGTGCGTTTTATTTGCTGCAACGTATGCAAGATGAGGTCCACCGATTTGCCATCACATTCCACCGTTCGTTGCGCTCAAAAGGAATGACTCGGTCGCTGCTTGACGACATTCCCGGAGTCGGGCCAAAACGCCGTCAACAGTTGATCCGCCATTTTGGGTCGATGCGGAGTTTGAAGAAAGCGAATATCGAACAGCTGACGGAAGCGGGCTTACCCATTAAGTTAGCAGAGACGGTTGCGGAATATCTCAGTCAGACGAATGAGGAGTAA
- a CDS encoding acyl-CoA thioesterase, with the protein MVVRVPSYINDLDQWLEQMKHGTRLDVAVRFAETDAYGHMNNRVPFVYFEDVRTLMLEETGYSLADDGIVVVADAQCNYIRQVYPRARLAVYAYPVQVGTASCDVHYAAFSEQEELMFTGRTSMVQIDRSGNAFPWNEAYKNSLQNRFESVII; encoded by the coding sequence ATGGTTGTGCGTGTACCTAGTTATATCAATGATTTGGACCAGTGGTTGGAACAGATGAAGCACGGCACACGGCTTGATGTCGCGGTCCGGTTCGCTGAAACCGATGCTTACGGTCACATGAATAATCGGGTTCCCTTCGTTTATTTCGAAGATGTCCGGACCTTGATGCTTGAAGAAACAGGCTACTCGCTTGCTGATGACGGAATCGTCGTCGTCGCGGATGCGCAGTGTAACTACATCCGACAAGTCTATCCACGGGCCCGTCTTGCCGTCTACGCGTATCCTGTCCAGGTCGGAACGGCTTCGTGTGATGTCCATTACGCGGCATTCAGTGAACAAGAGGAATTGATGTTTACAGGACGGACCTCGATGGTTCAGATTGATCGCTCCGGGAATGCCTTTCCTTGGAATGAAGCCTATAAAAATTCCTTGCAGAATCGATTCGAATCCGTTATCATTTGA
- a CDS encoding DUF2507 domain-containing protein — MDSVPTPSSTFGIELIRDYVLMDLLGTDYRHVIYWAGKRLAREFPVLSAEEAAPFFYEAGWGHLELKKQKGNSLSFVLTPPESTRLDRPAGYFQLEAGFLAEQFSRLHGCVAEGYAELNKTSVHILIEIDPKDPIERSL, encoded by the coding sequence ATGGATTCAGTACCAACCCCCTCTTCCACATTCGGAATCGAACTGATTCGTGACTATGTGCTGATGGATTTATTAGGAACAGATTACCGCCATGTCATCTATTGGGCAGGCAAGCGACTGGCACGTGAATTTCCGGTCTTAAGTGCAGAAGAAGCAGCTCCCTTTTTTTACGAAGCGGGTTGGGGACATCTCGAACTAAAAAAACAAAAAGGAAACTCTTTGAGTTTTGTATTAACACCCCCTGAATCGACACGCCTCGACCGTCCTGCAGGCTATTTCCAATTAGAAGCCGGCTTTTTAGCGGAACAATTCTCTCGACTGCACGGTTGTGTGGCGGAAGGATATGCAGAATTAAACAAAACCAGCGTACATATTTTGATTGAGATTGATCCAAAAGATCCGATAGAACGCTCACTTTGA
- a CDS encoding dihydrolipoyl dehydrogenase family protein encodes MRTYDCIVIGTGSAGNQAAYKFAEKGLNVAIIENFTPGGTCAQRGCDAKKILLTGSEAKDAVERLLGYGLKGLVSIDWRQLMERKNEYTRAIPEQTRNRYDEVGIDYYHGEPRFLSNKKLLVDDIELEADQFLIATGLRPRELSVPGSERFLNSNEFLELRDVPRRLVCIGGGYISFEFAHLARIAGSEVTILLRSGALKQFEQDLVSVLLEATQALGIKILHETEAVSYSDTTLTLSDGTRLEADVVLNATGRVASIEHLQLEKAGVIYEEKGIHVNDYLQSSASNIYAAGDVAVSGNPALTPFAGTEGRLAACNMLEGNTRRLELLPVPSIVFTTPNLAKVGQTEASLKQNNTRYRGKLIDTSSWQTNVRIKDPFARAKVLIGEDDQILGAHFIGVHAAELANYFSFAMQHRIPSSALQKTSFAYPTPASDIASLLED; translated from the coding sequence ATGCGTACATACGATTGCATTGTAATAGGTACAGGATCTGCTGGAAACCAAGCAGCTTATAAATTTGCCGAAAAAGGACTAAACGTTGCCATTATCGAAAACTTTACACCGGGCGGAACATGCGCCCAGCGTGGTTGTGATGCGAAAAAGATTTTATTGACCGGCAGTGAAGCTAAAGACGCCGTCGAACGTCTGCTGGGATATGGATTAAAAGGCCTTGTGTCCATTGACTGGCGTCAGCTGATGGAACGAAAAAATGAATACACACGTGCCATCCCGGAACAAACACGAAATCGGTATGACGAGGTGGGAATTGACTACTATCACGGTGAACCCCGTTTTCTATCTAACAAAAAACTCCTTGTGGACGATATCGAGTTGGAAGCCGACCAATTTTTAATCGCGACCGGACTTCGCCCACGTGAGCTGTCCGTTCCCGGTAGTGAACGTTTCCTCAACAGTAATGAATTTCTGGAATTACGTGATGTACCCCGTCGCCTTGTCTGTATTGGTGGAGGATACATTTCGTTTGAATTCGCTCACCTTGCGCGAATCGCCGGTTCTGAAGTGACGATTCTCCTGCGTTCCGGTGCACTTAAACAGTTTGAACAAGATTTAGTTTCCGTGCTGCTCGAAGCGACACAGGCGCTTGGCATCAAGATTCTTCACGAAACGGAAGCTGTATCTTACTCGGACACGACATTGACACTTTCTGACGGAACACGGTTAGAAGCTGACGTTGTGTTGAATGCGACAGGTCGCGTCGCAAGCATCGAACATTTGCAATTGGAAAAAGCCGGTGTCATCTACGAAGAAAAAGGCATACATGTGAACGATTACCTCCAGTCTTCCGCTTCAAACATCTATGCAGCAGGTGACGTAGCAGTCAGCGGAAATCCTGCCTTGACTCCTTTTGCAGGAACGGAAGGACGGCTTGCTGCCTGTAATATGCTCGAAGGCAATACGCGCCGACTGGAATTACTTCCTGTGCCGAGCATCGTCTTCACTACGCCAAATCTTGCAAAAGTCGGACAGACGGAAGCCAGTCTAAAACAAAACAATACAAGATACCGCGGAAAATTAATTGATACCTCGAGTTGGCAAACAAATGTCCGGATCAAAGATCCGTTCGCCCGGGCAAAAGTATTGATTGGGGAAGACGATCAGATTCTGGGTGCTCACTTCATCGGTGTGCATGCCGCCGAACTGGCTAACTATTTTTCGTTTGCCATGCAGCACCGGATTCCGAGCTCTGCTCTTCAGAAAACGAGTTTTGCTTATCCGACACCCGCATCTGATATTGCATCATTACTGGAAGACTGA
- the racE gene encoding glutamate racemase, with translation MNRSIGVLDSGVGGLTVARELMRQLPHEQIIYVGDTLRCPYGPRPEEEIRQFTWEMIDFLVAQDVKLIVIACNTATAVVLKEARQKLSIPIIGVIDPGARAAVKVTRSKRIGVIGTKMTIESNSYEKALRHVEGQVVVESLACPPFVPLVESSQTSGAYVERVVANTLKPLLSYDMDTLILGCTHYPLLAEVIGRVIGPDVQLISSGDETALEVSALLDYNGITADLDRVPEHVYHATGDTRSFERIASDWLNQPVQAKRLVLGTEEEKCV, from the coding sequence GTGAATAGATCAATTGGAGTATTAGATTCTGGGGTTGGTGGATTGACGGTCGCACGTGAATTGATGCGTCAGCTGCCCCATGAACAAATCATATATGTCGGAGATACATTACGGTGTCCGTACGGTCCCCGGCCGGAAGAAGAAATTCGTCAATTTACGTGGGAGATGATTGATTTTCTTGTCGCTCAGGATGTGAAATTGATCGTCATCGCCTGCAATACGGCAACAGCGGTCGTCTTAAAAGAAGCGCGTCAAAAGTTATCGATTCCAATCATCGGTGTCATCGATCCCGGTGCACGGGCAGCGGTCAAAGTGACGCGGTCGAAACGAATCGGTGTCATCGGTACGAAAATGACGATTGAAAGCAACTCGTATGAAAAAGCATTACGTCACGTTGAGGGTCAGGTCGTTGTCGAGTCGCTAGCCTGTCCACCGTTCGTCCCGCTTGTCGAATCATCCCAGACAAGTGGAGCGTATGTTGAGCGCGTCGTTGCAAACACGTTGAAACCATTGCTCTCATACGATATGGATACACTGATTTTAGGATGTACGCACTATCCGTTGCTTGCAGAAGTCATTGGACGAGTCATCGGACCAGACGTCCAGCTGATTTCTTCAGGAGATGAGACGGCGCTTGAAGTCAGTGCATTGCTTGATTATAACGGCATTACGGCAGATCTTGATCGTGTTCCGGAACATGTCTATCATGCAACCGGTGATACACGCTCTTTTGAACGAATCGCCAGTGACTGGTTAAATCAACCGGTTCAAGCGAAACGGTTAGTGTTAGGAACGGAGGAAGAAAAATGCGTTTAG
- a CDS encoding succinate dehydrogenase cytochrome b558 subunit — protein sequence MTNHRDFVGRKIHSLLGVIPIGLFLLSHFTTNYFIVRGEEDFNKAAEVVGSVPYRLFLEVFVIFIPIILHGIYGVYIAFTGSANTGRYTYFRNWMYVLQRFSGIFLVVFITWHVWETRIAAAMGTEVDASMMQNIVDNGFMLAFYIVGILATTFHLANGLWTFCITWGITQSPASQKAMSYVAALVFIGLSFVGVRSILTFAGVL from the coding sequence ATGACGAATCATCGTGATTTCGTGGGGCGTAAAATACACTCACTGCTCGGCGTCATTCCAATCGGGTTATTTTTACTTTCTCATTTTACGACGAACTATTTCATCGTTCGTGGGGAGGAAGACTTTAATAAGGCTGCGGAAGTCGTGGGGAGCGTTCCGTATCGGTTGTTCTTGGAAGTGTTTGTCATCTTCATTCCAATCATCCTACACGGTATCTACGGTGTTTACATCGCGTTTACTGGTTCCGCGAACACAGGTCGTTATACATACTTCCGGAACTGGATGTATGTGCTACAACGCTTTTCAGGTATTTTCCTTGTCGTGTTCATCACATGGCACGTTTGGGAAACACGGATTGCGGCAGCAATGGGTACGGAAGTTGATGCGAGCATGATGCAAAATATCGTCGATAACGGATTCATGCTTGCCTTCTACATCGTCGGGATTTTAGCGACGACGTTCCACTTGGCGAATGGTCTCTGGACGTTCTGCATCACATGGGGAATCACACAATCACCCGCTTCTCAAAAAGCGATGTCTTATGTGGCAGCCCTCGTATTCATCGGATTATCGTTTGTAGGCGTACGCTCGATCTTGACGTTTGCAGGCGTGTTGTAA
- the sdhB gene encoding succinate dehydrogenase iron-sulfur subunit codes for MATPLEQKTNQKPVQFIVQRQDGPDGKAYDEAFEVPYRPNMNVISALMEIRRNPVNAAGEKTTPINWDMGCLEEVCGACSMVINGTPRQSCTALVDKLEQPIRLQPMQTFPIVRDLQVDRQRMFDALKKVKAWVPIDGTYDLGPGPRMPENKRQWAYELSKCMTCGVCLEACPNVNDRSNFIGPASISQVRLFNSHPTGAFHKEERLEALMEDGGIMQCGNAQNCVEVCPKGIPLTTSIAAMNRQTTLHSFKKFFGSDEGRTGEAVSR; via the coding sequence ATGGCGACACCACTCGAACAGAAAACGAATCAAAAACCGGTTCAATTCATCGTCCAACGTCAGGATGGACCGGATGGTAAAGCATATGATGAAGCATTTGAAGTCCCTTACCGCCCTAACATGAATGTCATTTCGGCCTTGATGGAAATTCGTCGTAACCCGGTCAACGCAGCCGGAGAAAAAACGACACCCATCAACTGGGATATGGGCTGTCTGGAAGAAGTATGTGGGGCGTGTTCAATGGTCATCAACGGAACACCCCGTCAATCATGTACAGCACTTGTCGACAAGCTCGAGCAACCGATTCGTCTTCAGCCGATGCAGACGTTCCCAATCGTCCGTGACCTTCAAGTCGACCGTCAACGGATGTTTGATGCCTTGAAGAAAGTCAAAGCATGGGTACCGATCGATGGGACGTATGATTTAGGTCCAGGACCCCGGATGCCGGAAAACAAACGCCAATGGGCATACGAACTTTCGAAATGTATGACATGCGGTGTCTGTCTTGAAGCGTGTCCGAACGTCAACGACCGGTCGAACTTCATCGGACCGGCATCGATTTCGCAAGTCCGTCTCTTCAATTCGCATCCAACCGGTGCGTTCCACAAAGAAGAGCGTCTTGAAGCTTTGATGGAAGACGGTGGAATCATGCAGTGCGGAAACGCACAAAACTGTGTGGAAGTGTGTCCGAAAGGAATTCCATTGACAACGTCAATCGCAGCGATGAACCGTCAAACGACATTGCACTCATTCAAGAAATTCTTCGGCAGTGACGAAGGACGCACGGGAGAAGCAGTCAGTCGTTAA
- the rph gene encoding ribonuclease PH: MRLDQRGRTDMRKIQFETGVSKHAEGSVLISVGDTRVLCTATVEEKVPPFLRGKRHGWINAEYAMLPRATAQRTGREAVRGKQTGRTMEIQRLISRALRSVVNLEKLGERTVWIDCDVLQADGGTRTAAITGGFLALVLAVDGLIQSGKLTDTPIKEGIAAVSVGKVGTELLLDLCYEEDAAADVDLNLVMTSSGKIVELQATGEEATFSRKEMLDMLELGEKGIEELLHAAEQSLGASWWYVGEEVEHG, translated from the coding sequence ATGCGTTTAGATCAAAGAGGACGGACGGATATGCGGAAAATTCAGTTTGAGACGGGTGTCAGTAAACACGCGGAAGGATCCGTACTGATATCGGTTGGGGATACACGCGTCTTGTGTACCGCAACGGTCGAAGAAAAAGTCCCGCCCTTTTTACGCGGGAAACGACACGGCTGGATCAATGCCGAATATGCGATGTTGCCGCGGGCGACAGCACAACGGACAGGACGGGAAGCCGTTCGAGGAAAGCAGACGGGACGGACGATGGAAATTCAGCGATTGATCAGTCGGGCATTACGTTCTGTCGTCAATCTGGAGAAATTGGGCGAACGGACGGTTTGGATTGATTGTGATGTTCTGCAAGCAGATGGTGGAACCCGGACAGCGGCGATTACAGGCGGTTTCCTGGCGCTTGTCTTAGCGGTTGACGGATTGATTCAAAGCGGCAAGCTGACGGATACACCAATCAAAGAAGGAATTGCGGCAGTATCCGTCGGGAAAGTCGGGACGGAGCTGTTGCTTGATCTTTGTTATGAAGAAGACGCAGCGGCAGATGTCGACTTGAATCTTGTCATGACATCATCCGGAAAAATCGTCGAACTGCAAGCGACAGGGGAAGAAGCAACCTTTTCTCGCAAAGAAATGCTCGATATGCTTGAACTTGGGGAAAAGGGTATTGAAGAACTCCTTCATGCGGCCGAACAATCGTTAGGCGCCTCATGGTGGTATGTCGGGGAAGAGGTGGAGCACGGATGA
- a CDS encoding PH domain-containing protein, whose product MFKKLAADLTGFSDIGQVIHPDDFDKAAADDYVLHEDGEKIYFLIKSKTDEYCFTNLALVHLDGESAVSSKRVLYRYPYAHYPIRHVMFETAGTVDLDVEIKFEIGGKHYSIDVDKKQLEHVKDLYKALLAIAEKQYEGQKMLEFANSSLNHSVTILGGLRQGDMNVPQTFKDLSQESFDWLQGHYYKWNQKDFGSFYEKYINN is encoded by the coding sequence ATGTTCAAGAAACTAGCAGCCGATTTAACAGGATTCAGTGATATTGGGCAAGTGATTCACCCGGACGATTTTGACAAGGCCGCCGCGGACGACTACGTGTTACACGAAGACGGCGAAAAAATTTATTTCTTAATCAAATCGAAAACGGATGAGTACTGCTTTACGAATCTGGCATTGGTCCATCTTGATGGAGAAAGTGCCGTCAGCTCAAAACGTGTTCTCTACCGTTATCCGTATGCCCATTACCCGATTCGTCATGTCATGTTTGAAACGGCCGGTACGGTTGATCTCGATGTCGAGATCAAGTTTGAGATTGGCGGAAAACACTATTCGATTGATGTCGATAAAAAACAGCTCGAACACGTGAAGGATCTTTACAAAGCGCTTCTCGCCATTGCCGAAAAACAATACGAGGGACAAAAGATGCTTGAGTTCGCTAACAGTTCACTGAATCATTCCGTGACGATTCTCGGCGGTCTCCGCCAAGGCGATATGAACGTCCCGCAAACGTTCAAAGACTTATCGCAAGAGTCGTTTGACTGGTTACAGGGCCATTACTACAAGTGGAATCAAAAAGACTTTGGTTCGTTCTACGAAAAATATATCAATAACTGA